Sequence from the Deltaproteobacteria bacterium IMCC39524 genome:
AGAAGGAACGGCCCACCTCGTAGGGAACTCTCTGTTCGGTCAACTCGCGCTCCGTACCACCGAGGCAGCTGATCTCCGGCAGCGTGTAAATACCGGTCGGGATATCCCTGACCAGACGCTCATCGCAAGAGCCTTCGGCGATATGCGTCCCTGCGAACCGCCCCTGGTCGTAGGCTGCGCTGGCCAGATTGGGGAAGCCAACAATATCACCCACCGCGTAGATATGCGGCTGAGCGCTCTGGTAGGCCTCATTGACCTTGATATTGCCACGATGATCAGGCTCAATCCCCAGCGTTTCGAGACCCAGCCCTTCAGAATTTCCGGTGCGACCGTTGGCCCACAACAACATGTCCGACTTGATCACCTTGCCGGTTTTCAAATGCAGGACAACACCATGATCATGAACTTCAACCCGCTCGTATTCCTCGTTCTGACGAATCATCACCCCCTGCTCATCGCGCATGTGATAACTCAAAGCGCTGCTGATCTCGTCATCAAGGTACTCGAGCAGACGTTCGCGGGTGTTGACCAGATTGACCTTGACCCCGATATTCTTAAACGCCGAAGCATACTCGCAACCGATCACTCCGGCACCATAAACTGTCAGGGTGGCAGGAAGTTCCTTCATCTGCAGAATCGTGTCGCTGTCCATCACGCGGTTGCCATCGAAAGGCACATCTTCGGGATGATAAGGGTGGGAACCGCTCGCGATGACAAAATAATCGGCTGAACAGTTGCGCATGTTCCCGGCCAGGTCAGAGATTTCAATATTATGCGGATCAATAAAACGTGCCTGCCCTGCGATGATTGTAATGTCGTTGCGCTCGTAAAAATCCTCACGATCGCGCACCTGGTTATCAACCACATTCTGCATTGCAGTCATCAGATCATCACAGGTCACACGGCCGGGATGGCGACCGCGATCAAAAAGACGGTTTTTCTTTTCATCGGCGTATTTCTGCACCACATGAATAAAACTCTTACTCGGGATGGTCCCCAGGTGTGTGCAACCGCCACCGACCAGCAAATGATTCTCGACAATGGCAACAGACTTGCCCGACTTGGCCAGCTTGATCGCCGCCCCCTCGCCACCGGGACCACTACCGATCACGATCGCATCGAAATGATTTTTCTGTGCTTCCATAGTCATTTTTAACTCTCGTTATGAAGGTAAATAGACAGACTCATTAAGGATAAAGGAAAGCGGGGAGTTTGCAATAGCTCTTATATCGAAGATCAAAAATGTTCCACACTTCACAAGTCTGAAACACTTTCAAGCAACAAAGGACTTGCCGGATATTGATTTTACCGCTATGGCGCCAGTTCCAACAAAATAAGCCATTAAATATCTTGTCTAGAAAAAAAGCCCCACAGCCAGGAGGGACTGTGGGGCAACGGGTTCTATGGGTTTTGCTTAGGAGGTAGAACATGAAGAACTATGCTCTGGTTAATACCTTACCATTCTGGTCAGACATGTCAACAAAAAAAACGGTACAAAAAGCCCCTTCAATCTTCGGGTCGGGGTCTTTCTTACCTTGCAGGGTTAGAAAAATTGTCTATTTCAGACCGACAGAGCACCACAAAACCATGTCGGGGGACAAATAAGTTACGCAGGAGAAGCCCATCAAACATTGATGGGCTTCTCCTTGTGAGAGATATTTGAGAGGCTTGTGCTATAGATCAACCTCATGTCACATCATTTGATGCCTTGCTGGCTTTTTGTCCAGGGTGTTGCCATTCAATTGGAAGTCTTGAGGAAATGAAAATTAAAGCACTTCTTTGTCTGGGCCTTCTGATCCAATTGACAGGCTGTACAGGAATGGTCTTTAAAAAAAATCCATCCCTCATCAAGGAACAAGCCAGCAAACACTCAGACAAGGGCCTCTTTCACACAAAAGGTAAAAACAGCTGGCACACTAAGCACATGTTGGCGTGGATTGAGCTGTCCAAAGATTGAAAGAAAAGATAAGAAAACATTCTTCAAATCGACTTCGACGACCGATGTCATCACTAAATCTCTTGGAGGGGGTTATGTGTAAATATGTAAGTAGTTGTAGCTTTTATCAAGAGTTCGCAAGCAGAGAAAGTTTCGTCTGGAAAGCAATGGTCAAGAACTACTGTGACGATGGGTGTGAGTGTGTGCGACATAGGACCTATGAAGTTGAGGGGACAAAAGACCTTCCGGCAACGCTCCTGCCTTCTGGGTCTCATGCCTCAAAAGTTTTTTTGGCTCTGTCCTGAGAACCCAAGGACATTCCTAAGGCGTAATAAATATGATGAAGGCTACAATGCAATCTAATGATGGATATAAACCTGAAAGGCGTTCCAGCATTCGGATTAATGCGGAAATACGAGTTTACTATGGCGCTTGCACCAGTAAGCTACTTACAGGCTACAGCATAGATTTGAACACCAACGGGGTTTTCCTCGTTACAACCTGTCCATTTGATGTTGATGATAATGTGAAACTGAAACTATTTATACCTCTACAAGAGGAGATAATAGTCTCTTGCGTTGCACGCGTTGCATGGATAAATCATGAGAACAACCCCCCTAAGCCTGAGTATCCAGCCGGTGTCGGTTTGCAATTTGTCGACATAACACCGGAAGACCTCTGCTCAATAGTGGGGTTCATAAAGATCAAAGCTGCTTTGTAGAATACCTGTAGGATTAGCGTGGAGTGGGGAGTATGACTGAGATTGGATCGATAACTTCATTGTGTGATAATTGCCAACAGCTTAACGATGTCTCCTTAAACTATTTCATGGAAATCGATGGTAGCTTCAATAAGTCCGTTTTAGCTACGTGCCAAAATTGTAACAGAGATTATATTGTCACACTTGGTGAATCCCTGGAGCGATAATCATTTCTCATAAGTCACGATATCCAGTGAACTTACAGCATCTTCCCTTCTACATCATTTAACTTTCTCTGCAACTCATTCTTGACTTTCCTACGGATACCTAACACACTTATTCGCGGGAGCGTTGAATGCTTCAAGCGCTTTTTGGCCTCTCGGCCTCACTAAGACAAACAACCAGAAGAGTCTCCGGAACCGCCAGGGAACCTTTGAAAACACGATGACCACTCTGCCGGCCCAGCGAGCAAACATTTAAGAACCCACAACTCCGACAGTCCGACCCCAGAAGCCCGATGGGGGAATGATAGTGATCGACTAAGCTTTGAACGCCGAAAGCATCAACTCAAAGTCTTCAAGGAGCGCCTGCAAATCCTCTTCATGCTCTATCTCCTGTTCTATAATCTGCAGGGCAATGTTGTAAGTGACGGGATCCTTGTCTTTGGTCATGTCCATCAGTTCTTTGTAAACACTGATGGCACACTGCTCACCGGCTATATTCTGCACCAGAAGTGTTTTCACGAAGGGATCATCTGGCGGTTCGTAAGCACAGTTTGTGAGCTTGAACCAGTCGCGCGGATCGGTCACAGGATCACCGCCCAACTGGATGATGCGGTTGGTCACCAGCAGAGCATGATTCAGCTCTTCCGTCGCGTGTAGTTCAAGTTCGGCAATCACCGCTTCCTTCATCGGCCCTTTAGCCACTTTTGCACCGGCCCAATACTGATAATAAGCCAACCATTCATCGGCGTAAGCCTTACGCAGCACAGAGATCAGTTCGTCAACATCCAGCCCGACTATTTCTCGACCCTTGCTTCCCATAATTCCTCCTGATGTTTTGTTTATTATGATGACACTCCATAATACTACCCTGTTTGCGTCGAGTTTCCAGAGCCGTCAGGAATTTCAGTCACACCTTATTGGAGGGCGCCCTTTGCATCGTATGTTTTTACGCTATAGTTGCTGGGAAAGGAGAGAACCATGAAACGTATGCTTTGTGCAGTAATCGTCATCGCAGTAACCTTGCTGGCATCAACAGTGACAGCCCTCGAGGTCAACTCTCCGGCACCAGATTTTACGGCATCATCCACCCAGGGAGTAATTACCCTGAGTGAACTATTGGTCAAAGGACCTGTGCTTTTGGCATATTACTATGCCGATTTCAGCTCGGGCTGAACGAGTGAAATGAAAGCTTTTCAAAACGACATTGCGCGTTTTAAAGAGTTGAACGTCCAGGTTCTGGGCGTCAGTTCCGACTCGCTGAAATCCCACCAGGCCTTTTCTGATCAACTCGGTCTCAGCTTTCCCCTCATCGCTGATGACGGCAGCATAAGCAAGATCTACGGCAGCGGTCGGGTGACCACGCTGATTGACCAGCAGGGTATTGTGCGTTATGTCCACAAAGGCATGCCGGACAACGAAAAGTTGTTGCAGGAAGTCATCAATTTACAGAGTTATTAGAACCGCACCCAAACTCCCTGCCTTTGTAGCCAGGGAATGAAATGTTCAGCAACCACAAACCCGGGGGACCCTCATAATGATGGATGCAGAGGAATGGCGTCTGGTTCTCAAGCTGCTCAAAGAACAGGCCTTTGGCGTTTTGGGCACCAACCACAAGGGGCACGCGTATGCCAGCCTAGTTGCTTTCGCGGCCACGGCTGACGTACGCTTCATCTACTTCGCCACAACGCGCGCAACCCGCAAATACCTCAACCTTGCCGCCGACGACCAGGTTGCCCTATTGGTCGATAATCGTGCCGATCAAGCTCTGGCCCTTTATGAGGCGGCGGCAGTCACAGCCTATGGCACAGCGAAAGAAGTCGTGGCCGCAGAGCGCGCTGAAGTTTTGCAGAGCTACCTGGCCAGGCACCCGCAACTGAAAACCTTTGTTTCGTCACCAACCACGGCCATATTCAGCATCGAAGTCGAGTGCTATCACCTGGTTCAGCGCTTCCAGAACGTCAAAGAATTTCGGATGAAGCGATGAACTTGCTGATTCCCTTTACAGACCTCAGCCGGGAGGCCGTCAAATCCTTTGGTGGCAAAGCCATGATGCTGGCGCGTTTGCAGCAAGAGGGCTTTATGGTTCCGGCCGGATATTGCCTGCCGGTGAGTGTCTATCATGACTTCCTTGTTGAAACCGGCCTCGACGCGTTCATAACCATGGAGCTGCAGCGCAAGGATTTTCGCGCGATGCGCTGGGAGGAGCTCTGGGATGTCTCCCTGCGAATTCGCAACCACTTCCTCTCTCGCGCGTGGCCAAAGGTGATCAAAGAGAAACTGCTCAAGGACTTGAGCGAAGGTCCGGCCAACTGGTCCTCGGTGGCCGTTCGCTCCACGGCTCCCGGAGAAGATTCAGCAAGCCAGTCTTTTGCAGGTCTGCACGAAAGCCGCGTTATGTTGCAGGGGGCAGAGGCCATTCTGGAGGCGATTCGTATTGTCTGGGCATCACTCTGGTCGGATGGCGCATTGCTCTATCGGCACGAACTTGGATTGGATCCTGGCAAGAGTGGTATGGCCGTAATCATCCAGGAGATGGTCGTCGGAGAGGTGTCCGGGATACTCTTCACCCGAGCACCCCAGGACGGCAGCGTCATGATGGCCGAGGCGGTCTGGGGTTTGAACCAGGCTCTCGTTGATGGCTCCATTGAGCCTGACCGCTGGCAATTCAATCGTGCCACTGGTGCCGTAACCGAAAAGCATGAAGTTGTTCACACCGTCGCACTGCGGCCTACGACACACGGCACCGAGTTGTCTCCCCTCGGGGAGGCACAAAGAGGACAATCACCCTTTGATCCCGTCCTTTGTCGGGAGCTGTTCCAGGCAGGGTGTCAATTGGAAGCCAGCCTCGGCCAGGCCCTCGATATCGAATGGACCTATTCTGACAAAAACCTGCATATTCTCCAGGCACGCCCGATCACAACGTCTTTGCAGACTGAAGAAGGTGATGAACGGCCCTGGTACCTGAGCCTCCATCGTAGCCTCGACAACCTTGAAGCATTGCGCATGGAACTTGAGCAGCAGGTCTTGCCGGGAATGGATCATGACGCAGAGAAGATGAGTGCTGTCGAACTGTCTCACCTTAGCAACCGGACTCTTGCCGGGGAGTATCTCCGCCGCAGGCGAATTCTGGACAAATGGCTGAGTGTCTATAAAGAGAAGTGCATACCGATGGCTCACGGCTTACGACTGTTTGGTGAGTTTTACAATGATTTGCTTAAGCCTGAAGATCCGCATGAGTTCATCAACCTGCTGCATTCAGATGATTTGCTCGCTGTAAAACGCAACCGGCAACTGCGCGAGATCGCAGAACTGCTGCGAAACGACCATCGCCTGTTGCAGCAGCTTAAAGACGGCCGTGGGCTTCCGGACGGGAGCCATCTGAAATTGAGGCTCGAAGCGTTTAACCACGAATACAGCGGTATTAACTGGGTTTTGCCCCAAGAGCTGGACCTGAGCTCCTGGCTGGTGAAGTTGGCCGAGCAGGATAGCGACGACAAAGGCAAGGGTTTAAAGCAGGCTGACAGGGAACAATCCTTTTTCGACCAGGTGCCTGAAACAGAACACGGCATGGCAGACCGAATTCTGGCGGTTGCCAAAGCCAGTTATCTCCTGCGAGACAATGACAATCTCTATCTGGGCAAGGTCAGAGCCGGTGTTTCCGCTGCCGAGCAGGAAATTCGCGAACGGATTGGTTACGGGGTATCAGAAGGCCTTGATAAAATTCTGCCTGAGACAACAGAAAAAAAAGTCTTTTCAAGGTATGAATCGCAGCGAGAGCCCGTCGAAAGCCCTGACACCTGGCAACTCGCCCGTCAACTGGTTGGTCAACCCGCAGGGCCCGGGGTCAACTCAGGTCCGGCAAGGGTTCTGGATAATGCAAGCGTCCTGACCGATTTTAAAGCGGGGGAGGTTTTGGTCTGCGACGCCATCGAGCCAAACATGACCTTCCTGGCGCCGCTGGCCGCAGCGAT
This genomic interval carries:
- the sthA gene encoding Si-specific NAD(P)(+) transhydrogenase, whose translation is MEAQKNHFDAIVIGSGPGGEGAAIKLAKSGKSVAIVENHLLVGGGCTHLGTIPSKSFIHVVQKYADEKKNRLFDRGRHPGRVTCDDLMTAMQNVVDNQVRDREDFYERNDITIIAGQARFIDPHNIEISDLAGNMRNCSADYFVIASGSHPYHPEDVPFDGNRVMDSDTILQMKELPATLTVYGAGVIGCEYASAFKNIGVKVNLVNTRERLLEYLDDEISSALSYHMRDEQGVMIRQNEEYERVEVHDHGVVLHLKTGKVIKSDMLLWANGRTGNSEGLGLETLGIEPDHRGNIKVNEAYQSAQPHIYAVGDIVGFPNLASAAYDQGRFAGTHIAEGSCDERLVRDIPTGIYTLPEISCLGGTERELTEQRVPYEVGRSFFRNLARGQITSHKAGMLKILFHRETLEILGIHCFGHNATEILHIGQAIMAQPAPNNSIKYFINTTFNYPTMAEAYRVAALNGYNRL
- a CDS encoding PilZ domain-containing protein yields the protein MMKATMQSNDGYKPERRSSIRINAEIRVYYGACTSKLLTGYSIDLNTNGVFLVTTCPFDVDDNVKLKLFIPLQEEIIVSCVARVAWINHENNPPKPEYPAGVGLQFVDITPEDLCSIVGFIKIKAAL
- a CDS encoding ferritin-like domain-containing protein, coding for MGSKGREIVGLDVDELISVLRKAYADEWLAYYQYWAGAKVAKGPMKEAVIAELELHATEELNHALLVTNRIIQLGGDPVTDPRDWFKLTNCAYEPPDDPFVKTLLVQNIAGEQCAISVYKELMDMTKDKDPVTYNIALQIIEQEIEHEEDLQALLEDFELMLSAFKA
- a CDS encoding redoxin domain-containing protein encodes the protein MKAFQNDIARFKELNVQVLGVSSDSLKSHQAFSDQLGLSFPLIADDGSISKIYGSGRVTTLIDQQGIVRYVHKGMPDNEKLLQEVINLQSY
- a CDS encoding pyridoxamine 5'-phosphate oxidase family protein, with product MMDAEEWRLVLKLLKEQAFGVLGTNHKGHAYASLVAFAATADVRFIYFATTRATRKYLNLAADDQVALLVDNRADQALALYEAAAVTAYGTAKEVVAAERAEVLQSYLARHPQLKTFVSSPTTAIFSIEVECYHLVQRFQNVKEFRMKR
- a CDS encoding PEP/pyruvate-binding domain-containing protein, translated to MNLLIPFTDLSREAVKSFGGKAMMLARLQQEGFMVPAGYCLPVSVYHDFLVETGLDAFITMELQRKDFRAMRWEELWDVSLRIRNHFLSRAWPKVIKEKLLKDLSEGPANWSSVAVRSTAPGEDSASQSFAGLHESRVMLQGAEAILEAIRIVWASLWSDGALLYRHELGLDPGKSGMAVIIQEMVVGEVSGILFTRAPQDGSVMMAEAVWGLNQALVDGSIEPDRWQFNRATGAVTEKHEVVHTVALRPTTHGTELSPLGEAQRGQSPFDPVLCRELFQAGCQLEASLGQALDIEWTYSDKNLHILQARPITTSLQTEEGDERPWYLSLHRSLDNLEALRMELEQQVLPGMDHDAEKMSAVELSHLSNRTLAGEYLRRRRILDKWLSVYKEKCIPMAHGLRLFGEFYNDLLKPEDPHEFINLLHSDDLLAVKRNRQLREIAELLRNDHRLLQQLKDGRGLPDGSHLKLRLEAFNHEYSGINWVLPQELDLSSWLVKLAEQDSDDKGKGLKQADREQSFFDQVPETEHGMADRILAVAKASYLLRDNDNLYLGKVRAGVSAAEQEIRERIGYGVSEGLDKILPETTEKKVFSRYESQREPVESPDTWQLARQLVGQPAGPGVNSGPARVLDNASVLTDFKAGEVLVCDAIEPNMTFLAPLAAAIIERRGGMLVHGAIIAREYGIPCVTGIPEATKVIKSGDQLTVDGYLGIVTIDRGED